A single genomic interval of Musa acuminata AAA Group cultivar baxijiao chromosome BXJ3-4, Cavendish_Baxijiao_AAA, whole genome shotgun sequence harbors:
- the LOC135636702 gene encoding F-box/kelch-repeat protein SKIP11-like: MLDGRSYLISRSFRSSREQESNWHCMDYYFHESSGNKKRRLDEKFEERQLEGQVKMNRSPQQPETPDIKDMELPLDGPYHHRSDGKYSDSNIVSRLGRELIISCLLHLSRSDYGAVASLNRMFRSLIHSGELYQLRRKMDIIEHWVYFSCSIHEWDAYDPYRERWITVPKMPPTESFMCSDKESLAVGTELLVFGKEVNSHIVLRYSILTNSWSPGVVMNSPRCLFGSASLGVKAIIAGGINAQGDIVSTAEIYNSETHTWETLPSMNRARKMCSGVFMDGKFYVIGGMASNTKVLTCGEEYDLERRSWRVIPDMSSGLNGASGAPPLVAVVNNELYAAHYADKELRKYNKVNNTWVGLGRLPESCVSMNGWGLAFRACGERLIVIGGTRDSFGGMIELNSWIPNGEPPVWNMIASKHSGNFVYNCAVMGC; the protein is encoded by the coding sequence ATGTTGGACGGCCGCTCTTATTTGATATCGAGGTCGTTCAGAAGCTCCCGTGAACAAGAATCAAATTGGCATTGCATGGATTACTATTTCCATGAGTCCTCGGGCAACAAGAAACGTCGACTGGATGAGAAATTTGAAGAACGACAGCTAGAAGGTCAGGTTAAAATGAATAGATCACCACAGCAGCCTGAAACCCCTGATATCAAAGATATGGAGCTGCCTCTGGACGGTCCATATCACCACAGAAGCGATGGGAAGTATAGCGATTCAAACATTGTCAGCAGGCTTGGCCGGGAGCTGATAATTAGCTGCCTTCTTCACCTTTCTCGGTCAGATTATGGTGCTGTCGCATCACTCAATCGTATGTTCCGATCATTGATTCATAGCGGAGAGCTCTACCAACTACGTCGCAAGATGGATATCATTGAGCATTGGGTCTATTTCTCCTGCAGCATCCATGAATGGGATGCTTATGATCCATATCGTGAGCGCTGGATTACGGTTCCTAAGATGCCCCCTACCGAGAGCTTCATGTGCTCTGATAAGGAGTCCCTTGCAGTGGGCACTGAGCTCCTTGTTTTTGGTAAGGAGGTGAATTCCCATATTGTGCTGAGATATAGCATTTTGACTAACTCCTGGTCTCCTGGTGTGGTTATGAACTCACCTAGGTGCTTGTTTGGCTCTGCTAGCCTGGGAGTTAAAGCAATTATAGCTGGAGGAATCAATGCTCAGGGTGACATAGTAAGCACTGCAGAGATTTACAATTCCGAGACCCATACCTGGGAGACCTTACCTAGTATGAACCGAGCAAGAAAGATGTGCTCGGGGGTATTCATGGATGGGAAATTTTATGTCATTGGTGGAATGGCCAGTAACACAAAGGTCCTGACATGTGGGGAAGAGTATGATCTGGAGCGACGTTCTTGGAGGGTGATCCCTGACATGTCTTCAGGACTCAACGGTGCGAGTGGTGCACCTCCACTTGTAGCCGTGGTGAACAACGAGCTTTATGCAGCTCATTATGCTGATAAGGAGTTGAGGAAGTACAATAAAGTGAATAATACATGGGTCGGATTGGGAAGGTTGCCCGAAAGCTGTGTCTCAATGAATGGCTGGGGGCTTGCATTCCGTGCCTGTGGCGAACGActaatagtgattggtggaaccaGAGATTCCTTTGGAGGAATGATTGAGCTCAACTCCTGGATTCCAAATGGGGAACCACCAGTATGGAACATGATTGCGAGCAAGCATTCGGGCAACTTTGTTTATAATTGTGCTGTGATGGGCTGCTGA